A stretch of Lagopus muta isolate bLagMut1 chromosome 9, bLagMut1 primary, whole genome shotgun sequence DNA encodes these proteins:
- the AGTR1 gene encoding type-1 angiotensin II receptor, translated as MVPNYSTEETVKRIHVDCPVSGRHSYIYIMVPTVYSIIFIIGIFGNSLVVIVIYCYMKLKTVASIFLLNLALADLCFLITLPLWAAYTAMEYQWPFGNCLCKLASAGISFNLYASVFLLTCLSIDRYLAIVHPVKSRIRRTMFVARVTCIVIWLLAGVASLPVIIHRNIFFAENLNMTVCGFRYDNNNTTLRVGLGLSKNLLGFLIPFLIILTSYTLIWKTLKKAYQIQRNKTRNDDIFKMIVAIVFFFFFSWIPHQVFTFLDVLIQLHVITDCKITDIVDTAMPFTICIAYFNNCLNPFFYVFFGKNFKKYFLQLIKYIPPNVSTHPSLTTKMSSLSYRPPENIRLPTKKTAGSFDTE; from the coding sequence ATGGTCCCAAACTATTCTACTGAAGAAACTGTTAAGAGAATTCACGTCGACTGTCCTGTTTCAGGAAGGCACAGTTACATCTACATTATGGTTCCAACTGTTTACAGTATCATCTTCATCATAGGCATATTTGGGAACAGCCTGGTCGTTATTGTCATTTACTGCtacatgaaattaaaaacagtggccAGCATCTTTCTGCTAAACCTGGCGCTGGCTGACTTGTGTTTTTTAATAACTCTgccactctgggcagcctacaCGGCCATGGAATACCAGTGGCCTTTTGGCAACTGTTTATGCAAGCTAGCATCAGCAGGAATCAGTTTCAATTTGTATGCCAGTGTGTTCCTACTCACATGCCTTAGTATCGACCGCTATCTGGCCATAGTACATCCAGTGAAGTCACGAATCCGGCGTACCATGTTTGTTGCCAGAGTAACCTGCATTGTCATCTGGCTCCTTGCTGGTGTGGCCAGTTTGCCCGTCATCATTCATCGTAACATATTTTTTGCGGAGAACTTGAACATGACAGTCTGTGGCTTTCGATATGACAACAATAACACAACACTGAGGGTTGGGTTAGGCTTATCCAAGAATTTACTGGGATTTTTGATCCCTTTTCTTATCATACTAACAAGCTACACCCTGATTTGGAAGACCCTGAAGAAGGCATATCAAATTCAAAGAAATAAGACCAGAAATGATGACATTTTTAAGATGATTGTGGCaatagtgtttttcttcttcttttcctggaTTCCTCATCAAGTGTTCACTTTTCTGGATGTATTAATTCAATTACATGTAATAACAGACTGCAAAATCACTGATATTGTGGATACAGCTATGCCCTTTACTATTTGCATCGCTTACTTTAATAATTGTTTGAAtccttttttttatgttttctttggaaaaaactttaaaaaatacttccttCAGCTAATAAAATACATTCCACCAAATGTCAGCACACATCCAAGTCTCACTACAAAAATGAGCTCCCTCTCGTATCGACCACCAGAAAATATACGCTTGCCCACTAAAAAGACTGCTGGGTCTTTTGACACTGAGTGA